A single genomic interval of Arthrobacter sp. NicSoilB8 harbors:
- a CDS encoding type IV toxin-antitoxin system AbiEi family antitoxin domain-containing protein: MDVNSYLQYAGSVARTGTLLQAGFSERSIRNAVTAGDVVRLRHGIVALPGAGPDLVAAVLANGLLCCASAAPHHGLWRLHPPERLHLLCRHGAAAGAVIHRGSVVPPEFPRPVAGLTDTLLHALRCLPPVEAAVMVESALLQGRTTLDYLRQRLPGNRNGAARAVLELVDGTADSAIEVVARLLFRSQGIYTRTQVALPGIGIVDFLLEGFLIVEIDGSSHLERAQVKKDRGRNNASTLTGYAVLRYGYADVVYNPQKVLDEVWQVLRGRVIR; the protein is encoded by the coding sequence ATGGACGTCAACAGTTACCTGCAGTACGCAGGCTCCGTGGCCCGGACCGGAACTCTGCTGCAGGCGGGCTTCTCTGAGCGGAGTATCAGGAACGCGGTCACGGCAGGTGACGTAGTGCGGCTGCGCCACGGAATCGTGGCACTGCCGGGCGCCGGGCCTGATCTGGTTGCCGCGGTGTTGGCCAACGGCCTGTTGTGCTGCGCCTCGGCGGCCCCGCACCACGGGCTGTGGCGGCTCCACCCGCCCGAGCGGCTGCATCTGCTGTGCCGGCACGGCGCGGCCGCCGGTGCAGTAATCCACCGCGGCAGCGTGGTGCCGCCGGAGTTCCCCCGTCCCGTAGCAGGACTCACCGATACCCTGCTTCATGCCCTGCGATGCTTGCCGCCGGTGGAGGCCGCCGTCATGGTGGAGAGTGCCCTGTTGCAGGGACGCACCACACTGGACTACCTCAGGCAGAGGTTGCCCGGTAACCGGAACGGGGCCGCCCGCGCAGTCCTGGAGCTTGTGGACGGCACGGCGGACTCGGCGATTGAAGTCGTTGCCAGGCTCCTCTTCAGGAGCCAGGGAATCTACACCCGGACCCAGGTGGCACTGCCGGGGATCGGCATCGTGGACTTCCTCCTCGAGGGATTCCTGATCGTGGAGATCGACGGGAGCAGCCATCTTGAGCGCGCGCAGGTCAAGAAGGACCGGGGGCGGAACAACGCGAGCACCCTGACGGGCTACGCCGTCCTCCGGTACGGGTATGCCGACGTCGTCTACAACCCGCAGAAGGTCCTTGACGAGGTGTGGCAGGTGCTGCGCGGCCGCGTCATCCGCTGA
- a CDS encoding polyprenyl synthetase family protein — MTNSADQSWTHAGHGLPSSEPSLNTTAIATGLQLPAGFAAIAGDPELGPAITTNLARVEKKLREAIANSDPLADATSRHLVEAGGKRIRPLLTLLCAHLGDASLPAVVQAAVVVELTHLATLYHDDVMDSAPFRRGAPTAHEVWGNSVAVLTGDLIFARASILVSELGSRALGIQARTFERLCLGQLHETVGPRPDEDPLAHYLSVIADKTGSLVAASGQLGAIFSGADEAYESLLVEYGEKVGVAFQLADDVIDVTGIKIKSGKSPGTDLREGVPTLPVLLLRNAARDGDQSAVELLKLIDGDLSSDEALAAAVAGLREHPVTAESWVVARAWADEAIAALAPLPEGVVKASLTSFAHAVVDRSS, encoded by the coding sequence GTGACCAACTCTGCAGACCAAAGCTGGACGCACGCCGGGCACGGCCTGCCGAGCTCTGAACCCAGCCTCAACACCACTGCCATCGCCACCGGCCTCCAACTGCCGGCAGGCTTCGCGGCCATTGCCGGCGACCCCGAACTGGGCCCCGCGATCACCACCAACCTCGCGCGGGTCGAGAAGAAGCTGCGCGAAGCCATTGCCAACTCCGATCCGCTGGCTGACGCAACGTCGCGTCACCTCGTGGAAGCCGGCGGCAAGCGCATCCGCCCTCTCCTGACCCTCCTGTGCGCCCACCTCGGCGACGCGTCCCTGCCCGCGGTGGTGCAGGCCGCCGTCGTCGTCGAACTGACGCACCTTGCCACCCTGTACCACGACGACGTCATGGACTCCGCGCCGTTCCGCCGCGGTGCGCCCACGGCCCACGAGGTCTGGGGCAACTCCGTCGCCGTGCTGACCGGCGACCTCATCTTTGCGCGCGCCTCCATCCTGGTCTCCGAACTCGGGTCCCGCGCGCTGGGCATCCAGGCGCGGACCTTTGAGCGGCTCTGCCTGGGCCAGCTGCACGAGACCGTGGGCCCCCGGCCGGACGAAGACCCCCTGGCGCACTACCTGTCCGTCATCGCGGACAAGACGGGCTCGCTCGTGGCGGCCTCCGGCCAGCTCGGTGCCATCTTCTCCGGCGCCGACGAGGCCTACGAGTCCCTTCTGGTCGAATACGGCGAGAAGGTGGGCGTCGCCTTCCAGCTCGCCGACGACGTCATCGACGTCACCGGGATCAAGATCAAGTCCGGCAAGTCCCCGGGAACCGACCTGCGAGAAGGCGTCCCCACCCTGCCCGTGCTGCTGCTGCGCAACGCCGCCCGCGACGGCGACCAGTCCGCCGTCGAACTGCTGAAGCTGATCGACGGCGACCTCAGCTCGGACGAGGCCCTGGCCGCCGCCGTGGCCGGCCTCCGGGAACACCCCGTCACCGCGGAGTCCTGGGTGGTGGCGCGCGCGTGGGCCGACGAGGCCATCGCCGCCCTTGCCCCGCTGCCCGAAGGCGTCGTCAAGGCCTCGCTGACCAGCTTCGCCCACGCCGTAGTGGACCGCAGCAGCTAA
- a CDS encoding CbiX/SirB N-terminal domain-containing protein: protein MNSPILIACAHGTSSPLGAAEVHALRDGIAALRPGLDVREAYVDVQDPDLPAVVAGLPAGETAVVVPLLLSVGYHVKVDIARAVKSRPDTLAAEPLGPDPRLAALLDQRLREAGVTDNDAVILAAAGSSDPSASGNVEELAGQLRALRSNRIVAAYGASAKPSVPDAVAMLREEAAGGAGAGESAGAVYLGGRVVIASYLLAPGFFHDQLAKAGADLVTAPLLPSPVLAEIALERYDAALAAAPKTRG from the coding sequence ATGAATAGCCCCATCCTGATCGCCTGCGCCCACGGCACGTCCAGCCCGCTCGGAGCCGCGGAGGTCCACGCGCTCCGGGACGGCATCGCCGCGCTCCGTCCCGGACTGGACGTCCGCGAGGCCTACGTCGACGTGCAGGATCCGGACCTGCCGGCCGTCGTGGCGGGCCTCCCGGCGGGGGAGACCGCCGTCGTGGTTCCGCTGCTGCTCAGCGTCGGCTACCACGTCAAGGTGGACATCGCCCGGGCCGTCAAGAGCAGGCCGGACACCCTGGCCGCCGAGCCGCTGGGGCCGGATCCGCGGCTCGCTGCGCTGCTGGACCAGCGCCTGCGCGAGGCCGGCGTGACGGACAACGACGCCGTAATCCTCGCCGCCGCCGGGTCCTCGGACCCCAGCGCCTCGGGCAACGTCGAGGAACTTGCCGGACAGCTCCGTGCCCTGCGGTCCAACCGGATCGTGGCCGCCTACGGCGCCTCCGCCAAGCCCTCGGTTCCCGACGCCGTCGCGATGCTCCGCGAGGAGGCCGCCGGCGGTGCCGGCGCGGGGGAGTCGGCCGGCGCGGTGTACCTCGGCGGACGCGTGGTCATCGCCTCCTACCTCCTGGCGCCCGGCTTCTTCCACGACCAGCTGGCCAAAGCCGGCGCGGACCTCGTGACGGCTCCGCTGCTGCCCTCGCCGGTCCTCGCCGAGATCGCCCTGGAACGCTACGACGCCGCGCTCGCCGCAGCCCCAAAGACCAGGGGCTGA
- a CDS encoding isochorismate synthase: protein MTSTFRTLTVPLDAETFPGGLPSFLVRDDVLCWTRREAGLVGFGEIARFTATGPERFLEADIWWRHLVLEADIEDAVDCPGTGPVAFGSFAFSKASAHESRLLVPEIVVGLRDGQAWLTQLTLDDGDLTEAGARAALDRWLGAGRAGDSAGAGRAGDSAGAGRAMAGGPTSGAGFVGAGFVGDDPVPGAARAGGAVVRPSPLAVGATLHTGSLSEEDWMAAVAAGVREIRTGALEKLVLARDVVATVPTGVNAAQVLRELSARYRECWTYGVDGLVGATPEMLIQVEGRTAQARVLAGTLDRRDADGMDGSPMEFAERVLAGSEKQRHEHDIAIQSLTTQLAPFSEAMNAHSEPFILELPNVWHLASDVKAELAEVEGHVPTCLALINALHPTAAVCGTPTTVAGALIRKLEHLDRGPYAGPVGWLDAAGNGEWGIALRGAVIESPNTVRLYAGCGVVDGSVPETELAETWAKFRPMLESLGISS from the coding sequence ATGACGAGCACGTTCCGCACCTTGACAGTCCCCCTCGATGCCGAAACTTTCCCCGGGGGCCTGCCGTCGTTTCTGGTCCGGGACGATGTCCTCTGCTGGACCCGCCGCGAGGCCGGTCTTGTGGGCTTCGGTGAGATCGCCCGGTTCACCGCCACCGGCCCCGAACGGTTCCTGGAAGCGGACATCTGGTGGCGCCACCTGGTCTTGGAGGCGGACATCGAGGACGCGGTGGACTGCCCCGGCACCGGCCCGGTGGCCTTCGGCTCCTTCGCCTTCTCCAAAGCGTCCGCCCACGAGTCCCGCCTGCTGGTCCCCGAAATCGTCGTGGGCCTCCGTGACGGCCAGGCCTGGCTGACCCAGCTCACGCTCGACGACGGCGACCTCACCGAGGCGGGCGCCCGCGCCGCTCTGGACCGCTGGCTGGGTGCCGGCCGCGCCGGTGACAGTGCCGGTGCCGGCCGCGCCGGTGACAGTGCCGGTGCCGGCCGCGCTATGGCGGGCGGTCCGACGTCGGGGGCCGGCTTTGTGGGGGCCGGCTTTGTGGGGGACGACCCGGTGCCGGGCGCCGCCCGGGCGGGAGGCGCCGTCGTACGCCCTTCGCCGCTGGCCGTGGGGGCTACGCTGCACACCGGCTCGCTGAGCGAGGAAGACTGGATGGCCGCCGTCGCCGCCGGGGTCCGGGAGATCCGGACCGGGGCCCTGGAGAAGCTGGTGCTGGCGCGCGACGTCGTGGCCACCGTCCCGACCGGCGTCAATGCCGCTCAGGTGCTGCGCGAATTGTCCGCACGGTACCGCGAATGCTGGACGTACGGCGTGGACGGGCTGGTGGGCGCCACGCCGGAGATGCTGATCCAAGTGGAGGGCCGCACCGCGCAGGCCCGCGTCCTGGCCGGCACCCTGGACCGCCGCGACGCCGACGGCATGGACGGCTCCCCGATGGAGTTCGCCGAGCGCGTGCTGGCCGGCTCCGAGAAGCAGCGGCACGAACACGACATCGCGATCCAGTCCCTCACCACGCAGCTGGCCCCGTTTTCCGAGGCCATGAACGCGCACAGCGAACCGTTCATCCTCGAACTGCCCAATGTCTGGCACCTGGCCTCGGACGTCAAAGCCGAACTGGCCGAAGTGGAAGGCCACGTCCCCACGTGCCTGGCCCTGATCAACGCGCTGCATCCGACCGCCGCGGTCTGCGGCACGCCCACCACCGTGGCCGGCGCACTCATCCGCAAGCTCGAGCACCTGGACCGCGGGCCCTATGCCGGCCCGGTCGGCTGGCTCGACGCGGCCGGCAACGGCGAGTGGGGCATCGCGCTGCGCGGCGCCGTCATCGAGTCCCCGAATACGGTCCGGCTGTACGCGGGCTGCGGCGTAGTGGACGGTTCCGTGCCCGAGACCGAGCTCGCCGAGACCTGGGCCAAGTTCCGCCCGATGCTGGAGTCCCTGGGCATCAGCAGCTAG
- a CDS encoding trimeric intracellular cation channel family protein, producing the protein MTFSFSIVLVWLDLAGVFFFAVSGSLLAARKQFDIIGSLLLASVVSLGGGVIRDIIINAGPPAAFTNPAYLAPPLLATVLVYFLFSSVQRFTSLLILFDAGGLALFCITGTLKALAAGMNPVAAVLLGVTTAVGGGLLRDITANEVPQLFDPGDLYALPAFAGAASTVILSLTGTFTAVTACAVAALVFAFRVTAWRRHWYVPLAVRGWHRLGVGTAENDS; encoded by the coding sequence GTGACCTTCTCCTTCAGCATTGTCCTGGTCTGGCTCGACCTCGCCGGCGTGTTCTTCTTTGCGGTCTCCGGCTCGCTGCTCGCGGCGCGGAAGCAGTTCGACATCATCGGCTCGCTGCTCCTGGCCTCGGTGGTGAGCCTGGGCGGCGGCGTCATTCGCGACATCATCATCAACGCGGGCCCGCCCGCGGCCTTCACCAACCCGGCCTACCTGGCGCCGCCGCTGCTTGCCACGGTGCTGGTGTATTTCCTGTTCTCCAGTGTCCAGCGCTTCACCTCGCTGCTGATCCTGTTCGACGCCGGCGGGCTGGCCCTGTTCTGCATCACCGGCACGCTCAAGGCCCTGGCCGCCGGGATGAATCCCGTGGCCGCCGTCCTGCTGGGTGTCACGACGGCGGTGGGCGGCGGCCTGCTGCGGGACATCACCGCCAATGAGGTGCCGCAGCTCTTCGACCCCGGGGATCTGTACGCGCTTCCGGCATTCGCCGGGGCGGCGTCCACCGTGATCCTGTCCCTCACGGGGACCTTCACCGCGGTGACTGCCTGCGCCGTCGCGGCCCTTGTCTTCGCTTTCCGGGTCACGGCCTGGCGGCGGCACTGGTACGTTCCGCTGGCGGTCCGCGGCTGGCACCGGCTTGGCGTGGGCACAGCGGAAAACGACAGCTAG
- a CDS encoding phosphoadenylyl-sulfate reductase — protein sequence MTAALRTHEELKALAEAGAAELGWDAPARDVIAWVVRNFELPAVAVACSMADAVLPALVADQLPGVDVLFLETGYHFPETYATRDEVAANLRVNVVDVLPENTVEQQDRLLGKDLFARDAAQCCALRKVAPLRRTLAGYELWFTGVRRDEAPTRTNTPLITWDEANGLVKVNPVAAWTFDQLVQYSDDNLLPVNPLLSQGYPSIGCQPCTRKVAPGDDPRAGRWAGTDKTECGLHV from the coding sequence GTGACCGCAGCACTCCGCACCCACGAGGAGCTCAAGGCCCTCGCCGAGGCCGGCGCCGCCGAACTCGGCTGGGACGCCCCGGCCCGCGATGTCATCGCCTGGGTGGTCCGCAATTTCGAGCTTCCCGCGGTCGCCGTCGCCTGCTCCATGGCCGACGCCGTCCTGCCGGCCCTCGTCGCGGACCAGCTCCCCGGCGTCGACGTCCTGTTCCTGGAAACCGGGTACCACTTCCCGGAGACGTACGCGACGCGCGACGAGGTCGCGGCCAACCTCCGCGTCAACGTCGTCGACGTCCTGCCGGAGAACACCGTGGAGCAGCAGGACCGGCTCCTGGGCAAGGACCTCTTCGCCCGCGACGCCGCCCAGTGCTGTGCCCTGCGCAAGGTGGCGCCCCTGCGCCGCACCCTCGCCGGCTACGAGCTCTGGTTCACCGGGGTCCGCCGCGACGAGGCTCCCACCCGCACCAACACGCCGCTGATCACCTGGGACGAGGCCAACGGCCTGGTCAAGGTCAACCCGGTGGCCGCCTGGACCTTCGACCAGCTGGTGCAGTACTCCGACGACAACCTCCTGCCCGTCAACCCGCTGCTTTCACAGGGCTACCCGTCCATTGGCTGCCAGCCCTGCACCCGCAAGGTGGCGCCCGGCGATGATCCCCGCGCCGGCCGCTGGGCAGGTACCGACAAGACAGAATGCGGACTACACGTATGA
- a CDS encoding nitrite/sulfite reductase — MTDTALAGASTDEAAAGRTKRPSRPAAKPHGQWKVDGTAPLNANETWKQEDNGLNVRERIESVYAKHGFDSIDGTDLHGRFRWWGLYTQRKPGIDGGKTATLEPHELEDKYFMLRVRIDGGALTTEQLRVIGQISVDFARDSADLTDRQNIQLHWIRVEDMPEIWRRLEGVGLSTTEACGDVPRVILGSPVAGIAKDEIIDPTPLIQELAERFIGDPELANLPRKFKTAITGHPSQDVVHEINDVALVGLVHPELGIGYDLWVGGALSTNPMLGKRLGAFVRPDQAADVWLGVTSIFRDYGYRRMRTKARLKFLLADWGPEKFRQVLEDEYLGYKLSDGPAAPKPSTPGDHIGVHEQKDGKFFIGATPLAGRLSGGQLVKLADTLEARGSHRLRTTPHQKLVVLDVPKDQVEALVAELDALGLSARPSVFRRGTIACTGIEFCKLAIVETKVTAATAVAELERRLADLAESKQLPQALSLHINGCPNSCARIQTADIGLKGMMLPTPDGDPTPGFQVHLGGGLASNNREEAGLGRTVRGLKVTAGELPDYVERVVRKFVADRSEGQSFAEWAFAADEGDLQ; from the coding sequence ATGACTGATACAGCTCTAGCCGGAGCGTCCACGGACGAGGCTGCCGCCGGCCGCACCAAGCGCCCCTCCCGCCCCGCCGCGAAGCCGCACGGGCAGTGGAAGGTGGACGGCACCGCGCCACTGAACGCCAACGAAACGTGGAAGCAGGAAGACAACGGCCTCAACGTGCGCGAGCGTATCGAGTCCGTTTACGCCAAGCACGGCTTCGATTCGATCGACGGCACGGACCTGCACGGCCGCTTCCGCTGGTGGGGCCTCTACACCCAGCGCAAACCCGGGATCGACGGCGGCAAGACGGCCACGCTTGAGCCGCACGAACTCGAAGACAAATACTTCATGCTCCGTGTCAGGATCGACGGCGGTGCGCTCACCACCGAGCAGCTGCGCGTCATCGGCCAGATCTCCGTGGACTTCGCCCGCGACTCGGCCGACCTCACGGACCGGCAGAACATCCAGCTGCACTGGATCCGGGTGGAAGACATGCCCGAGATCTGGCGCCGGCTCGAGGGCGTGGGGCTGTCCACCACGGAAGCCTGCGGCGACGTCCCCCGCGTGATCCTGGGCTCCCCGGTGGCGGGCATCGCCAAGGACGAGATCATCGATCCCACGCCCCTGATCCAGGAGCTCGCCGAACGCTTCATCGGCGACCCCGAGCTCGCGAACCTGCCGCGCAAATTCAAGACCGCCATCACCGGCCACCCCAGCCAGGACGTGGTGCACGAGATCAACGACGTCGCCCTGGTGGGCCTGGTCCACCCCGAACTCGGCATCGGCTACGACCTCTGGGTGGGCGGCGCGCTCTCCACCAACCCGATGCTGGGCAAGCGCCTCGGCGCCTTCGTCCGGCCGGACCAGGCCGCCGACGTGTGGCTCGGCGTCACCAGCATCTTCCGCGACTACGGCTACCGGCGCATGCGGACCAAGGCGCGCCTGAAGTTCCTGCTGGCCGACTGGGGTCCCGAAAAGTTCCGCCAGGTCCTCGAGGACGAATACCTCGGCTACAAGCTCAGCGACGGCCCCGCCGCGCCCAAGCCCTCCACGCCCGGCGACCACATCGGCGTGCACGAACAGAAGGACGGCAAGTTCTTCATCGGCGCCACCCCGCTGGCCGGACGCCTCTCCGGCGGCCAGCTCGTCAAGCTCGCGGACACCCTCGAAGCCCGCGGCTCACACCGCCTGCGCACCACCCCGCACCAGAAGCTCGTGGTCCTCGACGTGCCCAAGGACCAGGTGGAGGCGCTCGTGGCCGAGCTCGACGCCCTGGGCCTGTCCGCCCGGCCGTCCGTGTTCCGCCGCGGCACCATCGCCTGCACCGGCATCGAGTTCTGCAAGCTCGCCATCGTGGAAACGAAGGTCACGGCGGCGACGGCGGTTGCCGAGCTGGAGCGCCGCCTGGCCGACCTCGCCGAGAGCAAGCAGCTGCCCCAGGCGCTGTCCCTGCACATCAACGGCTGCCCCAACTCCTGCGCCCGGATCCAGACGGCGGACATCGGCCTCAAGGGCATGATGCTCCCCACGCCCGACGGCGACCCCACCCCGGGTTTCCAGGTCCACCTCGGCGGCGGGCTGGCGTCCAACAACCGCGAGGAGGCCGGCCTCGGCCGCACCGTCCGCGGCCTGAAGGTCACGGCCGGCGAGCTGCCCGACTACGTCGAGCGCGTGGTCCGGAAGTTCGTCGCGGACCGCTCCGAAGGCCAGAGCTTTGCCGAGTGGGCATTCGCCGCGGACGAAGGTGATCTCCAGTGA
- a CDS encoding demethylmenaquinone methyltransferase — translation MNRASLDKRPDEVATMFDDVAPKYDVVNDVLSMGQTRRWRKVVVEAVGVSAGQRVLDLAAGTGTSSEPYADAGINVIACDFSLGMLKVGKRRRPDIDFIAGDATRLPFADNTFDASTISFGLRNVNEPKKALAEMLRVTKPGGKLVIAEFSQPVVPLWRTMYTEYLMRALPAIAVKVSSNPDAYVYLAESIRAWPDQDHLAAWLQEAGWESVTYRNLSGGIVAVHRAQKPADPATGAAGAAALANHTGPVAKLRRNITRPGR, via the coding sequence GTGAACCGAGCATCCTTGGATAAGCGTCCGGACGAAGTAGCCACGATGTTTGACGACGTCGCCCCCAAATACGACGTCGTCAACGATGTCCTGTCGATGGGGCAGACGCGCCGTTGGCGCAAGGTAGTGGTGGAGGCCGTGGGTGTCTCGGCGGGCCAGCGCGTGCTGGACCTCGCCGCCGGCACGGGCACGTCCAGCGAGCCGTACGCAGACGCCGGCATCAACGTCATCGCCTGCGACTTCTCCCTTGGCATGCTCAAAGTCGGCAAGCGCCGCCGCCCGGACATCGACTTCATCGCCGGGGACGCCACCCGCCTGCCGTTCGCGGACAACACCTTTGACGCGAGCACCATCTCCTTCGGCCTGCGCAACGTCAACGAGCCCAAGAAGGCCCTGGCCGAGATGCTGCGGGTCACCAAGCCCGGCGGCAAGTTGGTCATCGCGGAGTTCTCCCAGCCCGTGGTGCCGCTCTGGCGCACCATGTACACCGAATACCTCATGCGCGCCCTGCCGGCCATCGCCGTGAAGGTCTCGTCCAACCCGGACGCCTACGTCTACCTCGCCGAGTCCATCCGCGCCTGGCCGGACCAGGACCACCTGGCCGCATGGCTGCAGGAGGCCGGCTGGGAATCCGTAACCTACCGCAACCTCAGCGGCGGCATCGTCGCCGTGCACCGCGCCCAGAAGCCGGCTGACCCCGCAACGGGAGCCGCGGGAGCTGCGGCTCTGGCGAACCACACCGGACCCGTGGCCAAGCTGCGCCGCAACATCACCCGGCCCGGGCGTTAG
- a CDS encoding ABC transporter substrate-binding protein yields the protein MQIPRSLLSNSMLKTAAVLAVGALALSACTNASETGGQGAASPSGSANASFDPSTVKKDDALAAMVPEAIKSKGTLTVGSDTSYAPAEFLGTDGQTPVGYDVDIAKAIGAALGLKVQVQTSEFTGILPALGPKYDLGISSFTINPERLSAVNMVSYFNAGTAWAVQKGNPKKVSLDDLCGKSIGVQTGTVQEDPDLSGRNKKCVDAGKQPINIVTLKTQTDITTRLVNGSIDAMAADSPIIGYALTQTNGQLEKLGDVYDSAPQGIAVAKSDTALADVIQKTVTKLMEDGSYKKILEGWGNGDGAITKSEVNPAVG from the coding sequence ATGCAGATTCCCCGTTCGCTCCTGAGCAATTCCATGCTTAAGACGGCAGCCGTCCTGGCCGTCGGCGCCCTGGCCCTTTCGGCCTGCACCAACGCATCCGAAACCGGCGGTCAGGGGGCAGCGTCGCCGTCCGGCAGCGCCAACGCCAGCTTTGACCCCAGCACGGTCAAGAAGGACGACGCCCTGGCGGCCATGGTGCCTGAGGCGATCAAGTCAAAGGGCACCCTGACCGTGGGCTCGGACACCTCCTACGCCCCCGCGGAATTCCTCGGCACCGACGGCCAGACCCCCGTGGGCTACGACGTTGACATCGCCAAGGCGATCGGCGCCGCACTCGGCCTGAAGGTCCAGGTCCAGACGTCCGAATTCACCGGCATCCTCCCGGCCCTCGGCCCGAAGTACGACCTCGGGATCTCCTCCTTCACCATCAACCCGGAGCGGCTCTCCGCGGTGAACATGGTCAGCTACTTCAACGCAGGCACCGCTTGGGCCGTGCAGAAGGGCAACCCGAAGAAGGTCTCCCTGGATGACCTCTGCGGCAAGTCCATTGGCGTCCAGACCGGCACCGTCCAGGAAGATCCGGACCTCTCGGGCCGCAACAAGAAGTGCGTCGACGCGGGCAAGCAGCCCATCAACATCGTGACGCTCAAGACCCAGACGGACATCACCACCCGCCTGGTCAACGGCAGCATCGATGCGATGGCGGCCGACTCCCCCATCATCGGCTACGCGCTGACCCAGACCAACGGCCAGCTTGAGAAGCTCGGCGACGTCTATGACTCCGCACCGCAGGGCATCGCCGTTGCCAAGTCCGACACCGCCCTGGCAGATGTCATCCAGAAGACCGTCACCAAGCTGATGGAAGACGGTTCGTACAAGAAGATCCTTGAGGGCTGGGGTAACGGCGACGGCGCCATCACCAAGTCCGAGGTCAACCCGGCTGTCGGCTAA
- a CDS encoding geranylgeranyl reductase family protein: protein MNVLIVGAGPAGSTAAYYLAKAGIDVTVLEKTSFPREKVCGDGLTPRAVREIQKLGLPHPETEGWRRNKGLRLIAGGRTIELPWPEVADFPQYGLIRTRLGFDEQLARHAQSAGAVVLERHSVTEALRAGDGRVTGVRAALLDDAGRKTGETRDFTADVVLAADGNSTRTAVSLGIGKRDDRPLGVAVRTYFTSPRHEDDWMEGWLELPGRDGKLLPGYGWVFGVGDGTSNVGLGILNSSKDFGKLDYKQVLREWTAGMPAEWGFTPENQVGEIRGAALPMGFNRTPHYSPGLLLLGDAGGMVSPFNGEGISYAMESARFAAEFIADAAARSASAGWTADDADAHLARYAGYVQEQWGSHFTLGRAFAALIGKPAVMKLALRTGMPIPVLMRFVVRMLANLTDPAAKGFEDRVIRVLESLVPATSNQATPTTDSVPHSGANSAVSATKS from the coding sequence GTGAATGTACTGATCGTCGGAGCAGGCCCGGCCGGATCCACCGCCGCCTACTACCTCGCCAAGGCCGGCATTGACGTCACGGTCCTGGAGAAAACCAGCTTTCCCCGCGAAAAGGTCTGCGGCGACGGGCTCACGCCCCGCGCCGTCCGGGAGATCCAGAAGCTGGGACTTCCGCATCCCGAAACCGAGGGCTGGCGGCGGAACAAGGGCCTGCGCCTGATCGCCGGCGGCCGCACGATCGAACTGCCCTGGCCCGAGGTCGCCGACTTCCCGCAGTACGGGCTGATCCGGACCCGCCTCGGCTTCGACGAGCAGCTGGCCCGGCACGCCCAGTCCGCGGGCGCCGTCGTGCTGGAACGCCACAGCGTCACCGAAGCCCTGCGCGCCGGGGACGGCCGCGTCACGGGCGTCCGCGCCGCACTGCTCGATGACGCCGGGCGGAAGACGGGCGAAACGCGCGACTTCACCGCCGACGTCGTGCTCGCCGCGGACGGCAACTCGACGCGCACCGCCGTCTCGCTGGGCATCGGCAAGCGTGACGACCGCCCGCTCGGCGTGGCCGTGCGGACCTACTTCACCTCGCCCCGGCACGAGGACGACTGGATGGAAGGCTGGCTCGAGCTTCCCGGCCGTGACGGCAAGCTCCTGCCCGGCTACGGCTGGGTGTTCGGCGTCGGCGACGGCACCTCCAACGTGGGCCTGGGCATCCTGAACTCCTCCAAGGATTTCGGCAAGCTGGACTACAAACAGGTGCTGCGCGAATGGACCGCCGGCATGCCCGCCGAGTGGGGTTTCACCCCGGAGAACCAGGTGGGGGAGATCCGCGGCGCCGCGCTGCCCATGGGCTTCAACCGCACGCCGCACTACTCCCCGGGCCTGCTCCTGCTCGGCGACGCCGGCGGCATGGTGTCCCCGTTCAACGGCGAAGGCATCTCCTACGCCATGGAGTCCGCCCGCTTCGCGGCCGAATTCATTGCCGACGCCGCCGCCAGGTCCGCCTCGGCCGGCTGGACCGCGGACGACGCCGATGCGCACCTTGCGCGGTACGCCGGCTACGTGCAGGAGCAGTGGGGGTCACACTTCACGCTGGGCCGGGCGTTCGCCGCCCTGATCGGCAAGCCGGCCGTGATGAAACTGGCCCTCCGGACGGGCATGCCCATCCCCGTGCTCATGCGGTTTGTGGTGCGGATGCTGGCCAATCTCACCGATCCTGCCGCCAAGGGCTTCGAGGACCGGGTCATCCGGGTCCTGGAATCCCTGGTCCCCGCCACCTCCAACCAGGCCACGCCCACCACGGACAGTGTTCCGCACTCCGGCGCCAACTCCGCGGTTTCCGCAACAAAAAGTTAG